GCTCGGCCGGCGGGAACAGCCCGGACTTCGCCGGATTGACCAGCACGGCCACCGTCACCTGGTCGAACAGGGCGGCCACCCGGCCGAAGACGTCGAGGTGCCCGAGCGTCGGCGGGTCGAACGACCCGGGACACACCGCGTGCGTCGGGGCCCTCCGGTCCGTCGCGCGGGCGCTCGTCGCCTCCCCGCCCGCTTGGTCCTTCTCTCCGGGCCCTCTCACGACTCGCCGTTCCGGTTCGCCGGCGCGCGACCGAAGCACAACCGGGTGTCGCCGTACTTCTTCGTCCTGGCTTCGACCAGCGGCTCGGGCCACACCATCTCGCCCGACCTCTTGCTGCGCTCCACGATCAGGTCGGCCCCCGGGTTCAGGTGGCCACCGGCCTGCAGTGCGGCGAAGATCTCACCGAGTTCGACGGTCGGGAGGTCGTAGGGCGGGTCGGCGACCACGAAGTCGAAGCCGCGCCCGGCCGGGGTGCGCGCGAAGGCACCCACATCGGCCGCGACGACTTGGGCGTCGGCGGCGCCGAGAGCGGCGACGTTCGCCCGCAGCGCGACCAGGGCCGACCGCTCCCGCTCGACCGCGACCAGTGAATCGGCGCCGCGCGAGAGCAGCTCCAGGCCGAGCGCACCCGATCCGGCGTACAGATCGAGAACCCGCGCCCCGTTCAGGCCACCGGCGGCGACCAGGGCGTTGGCCAGCGCTTCCCTGACCCGTTCGCTGGTCGGCCGGGTGGTCTCCCCGGGCGGCGTCTGCAACCGCCGGCCGCGGTAGGTGCCTGCGGTGATCCGCGTCATCGGGTCTCGCTCCTGGTCTGCTATCCGGCCGTTGGCCCGGGAGTGACGACCAGAACGAGGTCGCCGCCTTCCACCTGCTGCACCGAGTTGATCGCGGTGCGGACCACGCTACCGGCGATCGGACTGGTGATGGACGCCTCCATCTTCATCGCCTCGATGGTGGCCACGGTCTGTCCGGCCTCCACCGCATCGCCCTCGTGAACGCCGAGGGTGACCACACCGGCGAACGGCGACGCGATGTGGGACGGATTGCCCGGATCGGCCCGCTCCGCCACCGGGACGTCGACGGTCACCGTGCGATCCCGGATCTGCAGCGGCCGGAGCTGGCCGTTGAGCGTCGTCACCACCATCCGCAGTCCGCGTTCGTCGGCGTCCCCGATCGCCTCGAGTCCCACCGTGAGCTGCACCCCGGGCTGGAGCTCGATCACGTGCTCGGTGCCCCGCTGCAGACCGTAGAGGTAGTCCGAGGTCAGCAACACCGACACGTCGCCGAACTCCTCGCGGGCGGCCTGGAAGTCCTTGTCCGGACCGGGGAAGAGCAGGCGATTCAAGGTCTTCCGCGGAGCGTCGGCCAGCGCGTCCGAGTCCGTCGCGGAGAGGGCAGCGACCGCCGGTTTGACCGTCCGACCGGCCAGGGCCTTGGTGCGGAACGGTTCCGGCCAGCCGCCCGGCGGGTCGCCCAGCTCGCCGGACAGGAACCCGACGACCGAGTCGGGGATGTCGAACCGGGCCGGGTCGGTCTCGAAGTCGCGCGGGTCGGTACCCGAACCCACCAGGTGCAGCGCGAGGTCACCGACCACCTTCGAGGACGGGGTGACCTTCACCAACCGGCCGAGCATGGCGTCGGCCGCCGCGTAGGTCTGCTCGATCGCCTCGAACTTCCCGCCGAGGCCGAGCGCGATCGCCTGCTGGCGCAGGTTGGACAGCTGACCCCCCGGGATCTCGTGGGAGTACACCCGCCCGGTCGGGGCCCGCAGGCCGCTCTCGAACGGGGCGTAGACGGCGCGCACGGCCTCCCAGTAGGGCTCGAGGTCCATGACGGCCCGCAGGGACAACCCGGTCGACCGCTCGGTGTGCTCGAACGCGGCGACCAGCGCCGACAGCGACGGCTGCGACGTGGTGCCGGCCATCGGGGCGCTGGCCCCGTCTACCGCGTCGACACCCGCGTCCGCGGCCGCGAGGTAGGTGGCGAGTTGCCCGCCTGCGGTGTCGTGGGTGTGCAGGTGCACCGGCAGGTCGAAGCGTTCCCGCAGCGCCGTGATCAGCGTGCGGGCGGCGGGGGCCCGCAACAGACCGGCCATGTCCTTGACGGCGAGCACGTGCGCGCCGGCTTCGACGATCCGCTCGGCCAGACGCAGGTAGTAGTCGAGGGTGTAGAGCTTCTCCGCCGGGTTCGACAGGTCGGCGGTGTAGCAGAGGGCGACCTCGGCGACCGTGGTTCCGGTGGCCCGCACCGCATCGATGGCCGGACGCATCTGCTCGACGTCGTTCAGGGCGTCGAAGATGCGGAAGATGTCGATCCCGGCGGCGGCCGCCTCGACGACGAAGGCATCGGTGACCGCCTCCGGATACGGCGTGTACCCGACCGTGTTGCGCCCACGGAGCAGCATCTGCAGCGCGATGTTGGGCACCGCGGTCCGCATTGCGGCCAACCGCTCCCACGGGTCCTCGGCCAGGAACCGCAGGGCGACGTCGTAGGTGGCGCCGCCCCAGGCCTCGATGGACAGCAGTTCCGGGGTCATCCGGGCCACCGCCGGGCCGACCGCGACGAGGTCCCGGGTGCGGACCCGCGTGGCCAGCAGCGACTGGTGCGCATCGCGGAACGTGGTGTCGGTGACGGCCAGTTCGGTGCGGTCGCGCAGCCAGCGGGCGAATCCCTCCGGGCCAAGTTCGGCCAACCGCTGCCGGCTGCCCGCCGGCGCCGGCCCGTCCACCCGGGGCAGCTTGGTCGCCGGTTCGATCAGCGCCTTCGGCCGCGCACCGTAGGGCCGGTTGACGGTGACGTCGGCCAGGTAGGTCAGCAGCTTGGTCCCCCGGTCGGCCGAGTGCCGGGCAGTGAGCAGCTGCGGGTGGGTTTCGATGAACGATGTGGTGACACCCCCGGCCGCGAAATCCGGGTCGTCCAGCACCGCCTGCAGGAACGGGATGTTGGTGGAGACGCCGCGAATCCGGAACTCGGCCAGCGCTCGGCGGGCGCGGGAGACCGCCTGGTTCCAGTCCCGGCCGCGGCAGGTCAGCTTCGCCAGGAGGGAATCGAAATGGGCACTGACCTCGGCCCCGGAGTGCACCGTGCCGCCGTCGACCCGCACGCCGCCTCCGCCGGGTGAGCGGTAGGTGATGATGCGTCCGGTGTCCGGGCGGAAACCGTTGGTCGGGTCCTCGGTGGTGATCCGGCACTGCAGTGCCGCCCCGTGGATCTGGATGTTCTCCTGGGCCAGGCCAAGGTCGGCCAGGGTCTCGCCGGCGGCGATGCGGATCTGGGAGGACACCAGGTCGATGTCGGTGATCTCCTCGGTGACGGTGTGCTCGACCTGGATTCGCGGGTTCATCTCGATGAAGACGTGCC
This window of the Nakamurella panacisegetis genome carries:
- a CDS encoding pyruvate carboxylase; the protein is MFSKILVANRGEIAIRAFRAAYELGVASVAVYPYEDRNSLHRQKADESYRIGELGHPVRAYLDVEEIVRAARDSGADAVYPGYGFLSENPHLAQALAEAGITFIGPPADVLELAGNKSRAVDAARAAGLPVLESSEPSNDIPTLLAAAETVGFPLFVKAVAGGGGRGMRRVDRAADLEEAMGTAMREAASAFGDDTVFLERAVIEPRHIEVQVLADRTGAAVHLFERDCSVQRRHQKVIEVAPAVGLAPEIRARMCADAVAFARHIGYVNAGTVEFLLDRDGRHVFIEMNPRIQVEHTVTEEITDIDLVSSQIRIAAGETLADLGLAQENIQIHGAALQCRITTEDPTNGFRPDTGRIITYRSPGGGGVRVDGGTVHSGAEVSAHFDSLLAKLTCRGRDWNQAVSRARRALAEFRIRGVSTNIPFLQAVLDDPDFAAGGVTTSFIETHPQLLTARHSADRGTKLLTYLADVTVNRPYGARPKALIEPATKLPRVDGPAPAGSRQRLAELGPEGFARWLRDRTELAVTDTTFRDAHQSLLATRVRTRDLVAVGPAVARMTPELLSIEAWGGATYDVALRFLAEDPWERLAAMRTAVPNIALQMLLRGRNTVGYTPYPEAVTDAFVVEAAAAGIDIFRIFDALNDVEQMRPAIDAVRATGTTVAEVALCYTADLSNPAEKLYTLDYYLRLAERIVEAGAHVLAVKDMAGLLRAPAARTLITALRERFDLPVHLHTHDTAGGQLATYLAAADAGVDAVDGASAPMAGTTSQPSLSALVAAFEHTERSTGLSLRAVMDLEPYWEAVRAVYAPFESGLRAPTGRVYSHEIPGGQLSNLRQQAIALGLGGKFEAIEQTYAAADAMLGRLVKVTPSSKVVGDLALHLVGSGTDPRDFETDPARFDIPDSVVGFLSGELGDPPGGWPEPFRTKALAGRTVKPAVAALSATDSDALADAPRKTLNRLLFPGPDKDFQAAREEFGDVSVLLTSDYLYGLQRGTEHVIELQPGVQLTVGLEAIGDADERGLRMVVTTLNGQLRPLQIRDRTVTVDVPVAERADPGNPSHIASPFAGVVTLGVHEGDAVEAGQTVATIEAMKMEASITSPIAGSVVRTAINSVQQVEGGDLVLVVTPGPTAG
- the rsmD gene encoding 16S rRNA (guanine(966)-N(2))-methyltransferase RsmD, whose product is MTRITAGTYRGRRLQTPPGETTRPTSERVREALANALVAAGGLNGARVLDLYAGSGALGLELLSRGADSLVAVERERSALVALRANVAALGAADAQVVAADVGAFARTPAGRGFDFVVADPPYDLPTVELGEIFAALQAGGHLNPGADLIVERSKRSGEMVWPEPLVEARTKKYGDTRLCFGRAPANRNGES